DNA from Thermococcus argininiproducens:
TTTATCTCCCTGATGACATCAAGCGTTAATTGCACACCCATGACACTAAAGTACCCCAACTCAGTTGGGATTAAGACATAATCTGAGGCTCCAAGAGAGTTGATTAAGAATATTCCTAGACTTGGTGGGTTGTCAATTATTATAAAGTCATATTCATCCTCTATTTTCTCTAAAACTCTTTTGAGTCTCTGTTCACGCATGTATGCTGTCATGAGCAATCTTTCGATCGCAGAAACTTTTAGGTGGGAGGGTATGAGAGATAGATTCTCATCTATGTGGACTATGGCATCCTCAATTTGAGTCTTTTTTACTGAATTCTCTATGAGAAGTGTACCTATGTTGTTGTCGCTGTAATTTATTATATTCATGCCGATTAGAGCAAACGTAAGGTTGAATTGGGGATCAGTATCGATTATTAAGGTATCATAACCCTTTTTAGCAAGTGCATGGGCTAAATTGAGACTTATTGTAGTCTTTCCAACACCACCCTTTTGATTAGCAATACTGATTATAATCGCCATTTGATCACCATAATTAAATAATGCAATAATTATTTAATAATTTTGCTGAATATTGGGATTCTAGTGTGAGGTTTCATTTTAAGAGACACAAAAATGTAGCTGGACTTTTGTCTGTTTGTTGAAGACAATTAATCTTCCTAATATTGATTTAAAGGATCAAGAATGGAGTTTCAGTTGCTATTTTTAGATATCTATCTTATTGTTTTATAATAGTAAAATAAAA
Protein-coding regions in this window:
- a CDS encoding ParA family protein gives rise to the protein MAIIISIANQKGGVGKTTISLNLAHALAKKGYDTLIIDTDPQFNLTFALIGMNIINYSDNNIGTLLIENSVKKTQIEDAIVHIDENLSLIPSHLKVSAIERLLMTAYMREQRLKRVLEKIEDEYDFIIIDNPPSLGIFLINSLGASDYVLIPTELGYFSVMGVQLTLDVIREIKSTELNPDLEIMGIVANKFTRQSKVPQVRLDQLKEAYPDLPIVAILPRAVAVEKSQEEGKPVFEFEPNNRVSKAFLKLAESVIRNVR